ACAAAAACTTCTTTCACATGTTCAAGCTCAATCTCTGTAATCAACTCCCATTTGGGGTTGAAAGAATAACCGAAAAACAAGATTACACGGTGAACATCTAAAGTTCCAGCTGATTTTGTGTTTTCAACGAGTGGTTGATTATAATCAATTTGACCATATCCGCCAATTTTGATTTTAGAAGACTTTAATTGTTGAAGCCTGTCTGCTGTATTCAGTTCAAAGAGATACAGGCTATCACTTTGTGCAAAGGAAAAACTGAAAAGAAGGGTAAAAAAAATACTATATAAAGTTTTCATTGGTTATTGATTTATTTTTAATATTACAAAATTGCATATAGGTTTCATTGTGCACAATCCCTAAACGTTGGTATCTGATTGCCTTTTTGTATTTATTTTTGGAGAAAATTAACGTTTGATGAAGTTTGAAGCCCTTTTTTTAAACACAGCAATTGTATTTTAATAAAAGAACTTTTGTTCTGAGTCTAAAAAAATGGGGTTCTTCGGACTATAATACTTAAATTTGCCGCCAATAAATAAGCAATTATGGAAACAGTAGTAAGCGGAATTCGTCCAACAGGAAATTTACATTTGGGAAATTATTTTGGAGCAGTTAAGAATTTTGTAAAAATGCAAGATAATAGCAAGGCGTATTTTTTTATTGCCGATTATCATTCTTTAACAACACATCCAACACCTGCTGATTTGCACGGAAATGTCCGCTCGGTATTAGCAGAATATTTAGCTTGTGGTATCGATCCGGAAAAAGCTTGTATTTATGTGCAGAGTGATGTTCCGGAGGTAACAGAATTATATCTGTTACTAAATATGAACGCTTACCTTGGTGAATTAGAACGTGTTACTTCTTTTAAAGATAAGGTTAGGCAACAGCCAAATAATGTAAATGCGGGTTTGCTTACATATCCTACTTTGATGGCTGCCGATGTAATTATCCATAGAGCTGCTAAAGTGCCTGTTGGTAAAGATCAGGAGCAAAATTTAGAAATGATGCGTACCTTTGCTCGTCGTTTCAATAGAATGTATAAAAACGATTATTTCCCCATTCCTCAAGCTTATAATTTTGGTGAAAACCTTGTGAAAATTCCTGGTTTGGATGGCAGTGGAAAAATGGGGAAATCAGAAGGGGAGGGTAATGCTATCTTTTTGGCAGAAGATCCTAAGTCGATTAAAAAGAAAATAATGAAAGCGGTTACCGATAGCGGACCGACGGAAGAAAATCAGGATAAACCTGCCGTGATCCAAAACCTTTTTGATTTGATGAAGGTTGTTTCTACTCCAGATACCGTTTCTCATTTTGATGGTCTTTGGAATACATGTGAGATTCGTTATGGTGATATGAAAAAGCAATTAGCCGAAGATGTCATTAACTTTACCACTCCTTTTCGTGAAAGGATAAAAGATATGTACGAAAATACTGATTATCTTGCTAAAGTAACACGTATGGGAGCGGAGCAAGCTAGAGAAAGTGCGGCTCAAACTATTAAGGATGTGCGTGAAATTATGGGCATTCGTAAATTTTAACAGCTCTTTATATAATAAATCTTCCTTATTATCGGTATAATTCTAAAGCATAGGATGCTTATATTTAGAATTGTATATTTTTACAATAATTTTAAAAACTATTTATTTTGAACGAAACAGCAAAAGCACAAGAAACTGCCGTTTTAATTGGCGTGATTACCAAAGGACAAGATGAATCCCGAAGCAAGGAATATCTTGATGAACTTGAGTTTTTGGTAGATACCGCCGGAGCACTAACAAAAAAACGCTTTGTACAAAAGTTGTCGTCTCCCGATAAGCGCACTTTTGTGGGTTCCGGTAAATTAGAAGATATTAAGGCATATATTGAATTTGAAGAAATTGATATTGCTGTCTTCGACGATGAATTAGGTGCGTCTCAAATACGTAATCTTGAAAAAGCATTGGAATGCAAGATTTTGGATAGAACAAATTTAATCCTTGATATTTTTGCAAAACGAGCGCAAACCGCTCATGCTAAAACACAAGTGGAACTTGCTCAATATCAATATTTATTGCCTCGATTAACCGGAATGTGGACTCACTTAGAGCGTCAGCGTGGCGGTATTGGTTTGCGTGGACCTGGTGAGACAGAGATAGAAACGGATAGGAGGATTATTCGCGATAGAATATCGCTATTAAAAAAACGACTTATACAGATTGATAAGCAAATGGAAACCCAGCGTTCTAATCGTGGGAGTATGGTACGTATTGCCTTGGTTGGTTATACCAATGTGGGCAAATCAACCTTGATGAATTTGCTTAGTAAATCGAAGGTTTTTGCAGAGAATAAATTGTTTGCTACTTTAGATACAACCGTTCGGAAAGTAGTGATTAAGAACTTACCTTTCTTAATGTCGGATACTGTTGGGTTTATCAGAAAACTGCCTCATGGATTGGTAGAGAGTTTTAAATCTACTTTAGACGAGGTTCGTGAAGCCGATATGCTTTTGCATATTGTGGATATTTCTCATCCTGATTTTGAAGAACAAATAAATGTGGTGAAACAAACGCTTTCCGAAATCAAAGCAGGTGATAAACCGGTAATTATGGTTTTTAATAAGATTGATGCTTTTAATTATGTTG
The sequence above is a segment of the Bacteroidales bacterium genome. Coding sequences within it:
- the trpS gene encoding tryptophan--tRNA ligase — its product is METVVSGIRPTGNLHLGNYFGAVKNFVKMQDNSKAYFFIADYHSLTTHPTPADLHGNVRSVLAEYLACGIDPEKACIYVQSDVPEVTELYLLLNMNAYLGELERVTSFKDKVRQQPNNVNAGLLTYPTLMAADVIIHRAAKVPVGKDQEQNLEMMRTFARRFNRMYKNDYFPIPQAYNFGENLVKIPGLDGSGKMGKSEGEGNAIFLAEDPKSIKKKIMKAVTDSGPTEENQDKPAVIQNLFDLMKVVSTPDTVSHFDGLWNTCEIRYGDMKKQLAEDVINFTTPFRERIKDMYENTDYLAKVTRMGAEQARESAAQTIKDVREIMGIRKF
- the hflX gene encoding GTPase HflX, whose translation is MLNETAKAQETAVLIGVITKGQDESRSKEYLDELEFLVDTAGALTKKRFVQKLSSPDKRTFVGSGKLEDIKAYIEFEEIDIAVFDDELGASQIRNLEKALECKILDRTNLILDIFAKRAQTAHAKTQVELAQYQYLLPRLTGMWTHLERQRGGIGLRGPGETEIETDRRIIRDRISLLKKRLIQIDKQMETQRSNRGSMVRIALVGYTNVGKSTLMNLLSKSKVFAENKLFATLDTTVRKVVIKNLPFLMSDTVGFIRKLPHGLVESFKSTLDEVREADMLLHIVDISHPDFEEQINVVKQTLSEIKAGDKPVIMVFNKIDAFNYVEKEADDLSPETKENYSLDHWKKTWMHKDNAPAIFISATEKTNLQEIRELIYTEVKRIHSIRYPYNNYLY